From the Euphorbia lathyris chromosome 6, ddEupLath1.1, whole genome shotgun sequence genome, one window contains:
- the LOC136233528 gene encoding protein transport protein Sec61 subunit gamma encodes MDAIDSVFDPLREFAKDSVRLVKRCHKPDRKEFSKVALRTAIGFVVMGFVGFFVKLIFIPINNIIVGSS; translated from the exons ATGGATGCTATAGATTCAGTGTTCGATCCATTGAGAGAGTTCGCCAAGGACAGCGTCCGCCTCGTCAAGCGTTGCCACAAGCCCGATCGCAAAG AATTCTCCAAGGTGGCGTTACGTACGGCGATAGGATTCGTAGTGATGGGATTTGTTGGTTTCTTCGTCAAATTGATCTTCATTCCTATCAACAATATCATTGTTGGATCTAGTTAG
- the LOC136231836 gene encoding uncharacterized protein, with the protein MAMVLDLDSNRDLGFPYWTPVRRSFRPESPFFDNGNIERELLAKQVALDLTEDEKYRLHNMVDEDGREVFCPIVGCGARLTTLEDFEDHYNARHSASCSVCSRVYPTSRLLSIHVSEAHDSFFQAKVACGYPMYECLVEGCVSKFNNYKSRQHHLVDKHKFPSAFEFFKKAQPSKKARQKQQRKQQILQKRDEASSKMEVEGENIDSLVSAVSRLSTADSSLSAISFGRRHTRGVTFVPRAVQREASTQTGMK; encoded by the exons ATGGCGATGGTGTTAGATTTAGATTCCAATAGAGATTTAGGGTTTCCGTACTGGACGCCAGTTCGTCGAAGTTTTCGCCCCGAATCTCCTTTCTTTGATAATGGAAACATCGAGAGAGAGCTTCTCGCCAAACAG GTTGCTTTGGATTTAACAGAAGATGAAAAGTATCGTTTGCATAATATGGTCGACGAGGATGGAAG GGAGGTCTTTTGCCCCATTGTTGGATGTGGTGCACGTTTGACAACTTTAGAAGACTTTGAAGACCATTACAATGCAAGGCACAGTGCATCATGTTCTGTATGCTCTAGAGTTTACCCAACCTCACGCCTGCTGAGTATTCATGTATCTGAAGCCCATGATTCCTTTTTCCAGGCAAAAGTTGCTTGTGGCTACCCCATG TACGAATGCCTGGTGGAAGGTTGTGTTTCGAAATTTAATAACTACAAAAGTAGGCAACATCATTTGGTGGACAAGCATAAATTTCCCAGTGCATTTGAATTCTTCAAGAAGGCCCAACCATCCAAGAAAGCAAGGCAGAAGCAACAGCGTAAACAGCAGATCCTTCAAAAGAGGGATGAGGCCTCGAGCAAAATGGAAGTAGAAGGCGAAAACATTGATAGCCTTGTTTCAGCAGTCTCTAGATTAAGTACCGCAGATTCATCTCTTTCTGCTATCAGCTTTGGACGCCGCCACACTCGTGGTGTTACATTTGTCCCTCGAGCTGTTCAGCGAGAAGCTAGTACACAGACTGGGATGAAGTGA
- the LOC136233172 gene encoding peroxidase 55 — protein MYCIYRIEGAGLDSTEKRLIMEKWRGLMLMIILILISTEKGEAELIDNFYISSCPNVEAIVKQVVSTKFSQTFTTIPATLRLFFHDCFVTGCDASIMVASENGDAEKDAEDNESLAGDGFDTIVKAKEAVESLCPQLVSCADIIALAARDVVVLAGGPSFTVELGRRDGLISKASLVTGNLPEPNFNLPQLQTIFAKNNLTQTDMIALSGAHTVGFSHCSRFANRLYSFSSSSPVDPSLAPDYAKQMMDACPRDVSPDIAVDLDPTTPRIFDNAYYQNLIAGKGLLASDQVLFTDSESKFTVSKFAISSVDFNAAFVTAMIKLGRVGVKTGNQGTIRTDCTVLN, from the exons ATGTATTGTATATATAGAATAGAGGGTGCAGGGTTGGATTCGACAGAGAAGAGATTAATAATGGAGAAATGGAGAGGTTTGATGCTCATGATAATACTCATTTTAATTAGTACAGAGAAAGGAGAAGCAGAATTAATAGacaatttttacatttcttCTTGTCCAAACGTTGAAGCCATAGTGAAGCAGGTTGTTTCCACAAAGTTTAGCCAGACATTCACTACTATCCCAGCAACTCTTCGTTTATTTTTCCATGATTGTTTTGTTACG gggTGCGATGCGTCGATTATGGTGGCATCAGAAAATGGAGATGCAGAGAAAGATGCAGAAGATAATGAATCACTGGCAGGAGATGGATTTGACACCATTGTAAAAGCAAAGGAAGCAGTAGAGTCACTATGTCCCCAACTTGTTTCTTGTGCTGATATTATCGCCCTTGCTGCTAGAGACGTCGTCGTCTTG GCAGGAGGACCTTCATTCACCGTAGAATTGGGTCGTCGAGATGGCCTCATTTCAAAAGCCTCGCTCGTAACCGGAAACCTTCCGGAGCCGAACTTTAATCTACCTCAACTACAAACTATTTTTGCTAAGAACAACCTTACGCAAACCGACATGATCGCACTTTCCGGGGCTCACACAGTCGGATTCTCTCATTGCAGTCGTTTCGCCAATCGATTATATTCattttcatcatcttctccGGTGGATCCTTCTTTGGCTCCAGATTACGCAAAGCAGATGATGGATGCTTGTCCTCGCGATGTTTCTCCTGATATCGCCGTCGACTTGGATCCGACTACCCCTCGAATCTTTGACAATGCGTATTATCAAAACCTGATTGCCGGCAAGGGCTTGCTTGCTTCCGATCAAGTTCTTTTTACTGATTCTGAATCCAAATTTACTGTCAGTAAATTCGCTATTAGTTCAGTAGATTTTAATGCTGCTTTCGTTACTGCTATGATTAAGCTTGGTAGAGTTGGAGTTAAGACTGGTAATCAGGGAACCATAAGGACTGATTGCACtgttcttaattaa
- the LOC136232708 gene encoding protein NUCLEAR FUSION DEFECTIVE 4-like encodes MMGRLKENFTGFINNRWLVFVAAMWIQSWAGVGYLFGSISPVIKSSLNYNQRQLASLGVAKDLGDSVGFLAGTLSEILPLWGALLVGAFQNLVGYGWVWLVVTGRAPALPLWAMCILIFVGNNGETYFNTAALVSCVQNFPKSRGPVVGILKGFAGLSGAILTQIYTMIHSPDHASLIFMVAVGPAMVVIAMMFIVRPVGGHRQIRPSDGMSFQFIYSVCILLAAYLMGVMLLEDLVDVSHTITIIFTVILFVLILLPIVIPISLSFFQEPRDPADETLLTEAQKQEAGKSEQDANEVIFSEVEDEKPKEVDLLPALERQKRIQQLQTKLFQAAAEGAVRIKRRRGPHRGEDFTLMQALIKADFWLIFVSLLLGSGSGLTVIDNLGQMSQSLGYDNTHIFVSMISIWNFLGRVGGGYFSEVVVRDYAYPRPVAMAIAQFLMAIGHVFFAFGWPGAMHIGTLLIGLGYGAHWAIVPAAASELFGLKKFGALYNFLTLANPAGSLVFSGLIASRIYDYQAEKQAHGHHHNIRPYAESSFPGFFGVDEPLKCEGSICFFLTSMIMSGFCIIAVMLSLILVHRTKIVYANLYGRSRS; translated from the exons ATGATGGGTAGATTGAAGGAGAATTTCACCGGGTTTATCAATAACAGATGGCTTGTATTTGTGGCCGCAATGTGGATACAATCGTGGGCAGGAGTTGGCTATTTATTTGGGAGTATATCTCCTGTTATAAAGAGCTCTTTGAATTATAATCAGAGGCAATTAGCAAGTTTAGGTGTGGCTAAGGATCTCGGAGATAGTGTTGGATTTTTAGCTGGGACTTTATCTGAAATCTTGCCTTTATGGGGTGCTTTGCTTGTTGGTGCCTTCCAGAATCTTGTTGGCTATGGATGGGTTTGGCTTGTTGTTACTGGTAGAGCTCCTGCTTTGCCTTTGTGGGCT ATGTGTATTCTTATATTTGTGGGGAACAATGGTGAAACCTACTTCAATACAGCTGCTTTGGTTTCTTGTGTACAAAACTTCCCCAAAAGCCGGGGTCCTGTTGTGGGAATACTCAAAGGCTTTGCTGGGTTAAGTGGTGCAATTTTGACGCAAATATACACGATGATCCATTCCCCTGATCACGCGTCTCTTATTTTCATGGTTGCAGTAGGACCAGCAATGGTAGTTATTGCTATGATGTTCATTGTAAGGCCTGTTGGAGGCCATAGACAAATTAGACCATCTGATGGGATgagttttcaatttatttaTAGTGTGTGCATTCTTTTGGCCGCTTATTTGATGGGTGTCATGCTCCTTGAAGATTTAGTGGATGTGAGCCACACtataaccataatttttacaGTGATTTTGTTTGTTCTCATTTTGCTTCCCATTGTCATTCCTATTTCATTGAGCTTTTTCCAAGAACCACGGGATCCAGCAGACGAAACTCTTTTAACTGAGGCACAGAAACAAGAAGCTGGAAAATCCGAACAAGATGCCAATGAGGTAATATTCAGTGAGGTGGAAGATGAGAAGCCTAAGGAAGTAGACTTGCTTCCAGCATTGGAGAGGCAAAAACGAATCCAACAGTTGCAGACAAAACTGTTCCAAGCAGCTGCTGAAGGAGCAGTGAGGATCAAAAGAAGAAGAGGTCCTCATAGAGGTGAGGATTTCACTTTGATGCAGGCATTGATCAAGGCGGACTTTTGGCTTATTTTTGTCTCACTTTTATTGGGCTCTGGATCCGGGTTAACTGTGATTGATAACCTTGGTCAAATGAGCCAGTCTCTAGGCTATGATAATACACATATATTTGTATCCATGATCAGCATATGGAATTTTCTTGGCCGTGTTGGCGGGGGCTATTTCTCTGAGGTTGTCGTGAG GGACTATGCATATCCAAGACCGGTAGCAATGGCTATTGCTCAGTTTCTAATGGCAATTGGGCATGTCTTCTTTGCTTTTGGCTGGCCGGGTGCAATGCACATTGGCACATTATTGATTGGGCTTGGCTATGGTGCTCATTGGGCAATTGTACCAGCTGCTGCATCTGAGTTGTTTGGCTTGAAGAAGTTCGGTGCTCTCTACAATTTCCTGACGCTCGCAAATCCAGCAGGTTCACTCGTCTTTTCCGGACTAATTGCAAGCAGAATATACGACTATCAAGCTGAAAAGCAAGCTCACGGTCATCATCACAATATCCGGCCATATGCAGAATCAAGCTTTCCAGGATTTTTTGGTGTGGATGAACCTCTCAAGTGTGAAGGTTCTATATGCTTCTTCCTTACTTCAATGATTATGTCAGGATTTTGCATCATTGCAGTTATGTTGAGCCTGATTCTTGTGCATCGGACTAAAATTGTCTATGCAAACCTCTACGGGAGATCTCGTTCTTGA